A single genomic interval of Adhaeribacter pallidiroseus harbors:
- a CDS encoding outer membrane beta-barrel family protein — translation MKNFIYTFLLIVWGSSWAQAQVPVGAPGGAASASKSPTVKLELITDVPRGNASISGSVMDSTLNKAVEFANVVLYSKATNKALDGVMADDKGRFTLSKIAPGDYKLQISFIGYTDKIIGAVQIQKGQELNLGAIKIRPSVLALKEVTITAQKAMIEEKVDRLVYNAEKDIAAKGGDASDVLKKVPMLTVDLDGNVSLRGSQNIRVLINNKPSTIMASSVADALKQIPADMIKTVEVITSPSAKYDAEGSGGIINIITKKNNLEGLTLNIDSGVGNRASNLSLNGSYRKGKIGFNLGGFGRAFYNKAVSTLNQSTFLNNAIFRTNQSTNAFDNGLFGQYSLGFDYDISKIQSLTAGIRYGVRNLTRDQEMTTHLFTNDSLISTLFRNVDNKDLSNTVDVNLDYLRTFKPQQEWSISTQFSRNNLTNNFDADILNNSDSEITERQQNVNNNINQEVTLQTDYTDPIGKNQMVEVGAKTIFRSVTSDYSYLVAGSTGDFTFDPNRLAGSLDYNQNVGAGYLSYTYTTANKYSVKVGARYEHTAIEAQTQNAGEFSQDIVIPNYSNLVPSLNISKTLKNGTTLKAAYNRRIQRPGLQQLNPNFNTANTQNITIGNPALRPELTDNFELGISTNIKKTYLNVALFSRLTDNAISRVIMPYDSITGAVITTYENIGSQRAYGTNVFGNINITPTWSVNGGIDLYYSFLEGQTAGLDGTSVTVRNSGLNTSGRLMTQIQLPKGWGIQGFSFFRGSMVQLQGTQSGFKMYSLGVKKDFADKKGSIGLAAENFVTRGMVLKSESTSPLFTQTSNMRLLNQGVKVTFSYKIGKMSFDAPRRKTRSVSNDDVKSGDDSGNGGGQQTPKK, via the coding sequence ATGAAAAATTTTATTTACACTTTTCTTTTAATCGTCTGGGGTAGTTCGTGGGCCCAGGCGCAGGTGCCGGTTGGCGCTCCCGGTGGTGCTGCGTCAGCAAGCAAATCGCCCACGGTTAAACTGGAACTTATTACCGATGTTCCTCGTGGTAATGCCAGTATCAGCGGCTCGGTCATGGATTCTACATTAAATAAAGCGGTAGAATTTGCCAACGTGGTGCTGTACAGCAAAGCTACCAATAAAGCTTTGGACGGCGTAATGGCCGATGACAAAGGAAGATTCACGTTGAGTAAAATCGCGCCCGGCGATTATAAATTGCAGATTTCTTTTATTGGCTACACCGATAAAATAATTGGTGCGGTACAGATTCAGAAAGGCCAGGAATTAAACTTAGGCGCCATTAAAATCCGGCCGAGTGTACTGGCCTTAAAAGAAGTTACCATTACGGCTCAAAAAGCCATGATTGAAGAAAAAGTGGATCGTCTGGTGTACAACGCCGAAAAAGATATTGCGGCTAAAGGCGGCGATGCCAGCGATGTACTCAAAAAAGTACCCATGCTCACGGTTGATCTGGATGGTAATGTATCGCTGCGGGGTAGTCAGAATATCCGGGTACTCATTAACAACAAACCGTCTACGATTATGGCTAGCAGCGTGGCCGATGCTTTAAAACAAATTCCGGCCGATATGATAAAAACGGTGGAAGTAATTACGTCGCCTTCGGCCAAGTACGACGCCGAAGGTTCCGGCGGGATTATTAATATCATCACCAAGAAAAATAACCTGGAAGGCCTTACCCTGAATATTGATTCGGGTGTAGGTAACCGGGCCTCTAACCTGAGCTTAAACGGCAGCTACCGGAAAGGCAAAATAGGCTTTAACTTAGGGGGCTTTGGGCGCGCCTTTTATAACAAAGCCGTATCTACCTTAAATCAGAGTACTTTTTTAAATAATGCTATTTTCCGGACTAATCAGAGTACCAATGCTTTTGATAATGGTTTGTTCGGGCAATATTCTTTGGGGTTCGACTACGATATTTCTAAAATCCAATCGCTCACCGCCGGTATTCGTTACGGCGTTCGCAACTTAACCCGGGACCAGGAAATGACTACCCATTTATTCACCAACGATAGCTTAATTTCTACTTTGTTTCGGAACGTAGATAATAAAGATTTATCGAATACCGTAGACGTAAACCTGGATTACCTGCGCACTTTTAAACCGCAGCAGGAATGGAGCATTTCCACGCAGTTTAGCCGCAACAACTTAACGAATAACTTTGATGCCGATATTCTGAACAACAGCGACAGCGAAATAACCGAACGGCAGCAAAACGTTAATAACAACATTAACCAGGAAGTAACCCTGCAAACCGATTACACTGATCCGATTGGCAAAAACCAAATGGTGGAAGTAGGCGCGAAAACCATCTTCCGGAGTGTAACCAGCGATTATTCGTATCTGGTAGCAGGTTCTACCGGCGACTTTACTTTCGACCCAAACCGCTTAGCGGGCTCTTTGGATTACAACCAGAACGTAGGCGCCGGTTATTTATCCTACACCTACACCACCGCAAATAAGTACTCCGTGAAAGTAGGTGCCCGATACGAACACACTGCCATTGAGGCCCAAACCCAGAATGCCGGGGAGTTTAGCCAAGATATTGTAATACCCAATTACAGCAACCTGGTGCCGAGTTTAAATATCTCGAAAACTTTAAAAAACGGTACTACTTTAAAGGCTGCTTACAACCGCCGCATTCAACGGCCAGGTTTACAGCAGTTAAATCCGAATTTTAACACCGCCAACACGCAAAACATTACCATTGGTAATCCTGCGCTACGCCCCGAACTCACCGATAATTTTGAATTAGGGATCAGTACCAACATTAAAAAAACGTACCTGAATGTAGCTTTATTTTCGCGCCTCACGGATAATGCCATTTCGCGGGTAATTATGCCCTATGATTCTATCACCGGGGCGGTAATTACTACTTACGAAAACATTGGCTCGCAACGAGCTTACGGCACCAATGTTTTCGGGAATATTAATATCACGCCTACCTGGAGCGTAAACGGCGGCATTGATCTATACTACTCTTTCTTGGAAGGGCAAACCGCCGGCCTGGATGGCACTTCGGTTACCGTACGCAACTCGGGTTTAAACACTAGCGGCCGTTTAATGACCCAGATTCAACTACCTAAAGGCTGGGGCATTCAAGGATTCAGCTTCTTCCGGGGCTCCATGGTGCAGTTGCAGGGTACGCAAAGTGGTTTTAAAATGTACTCGCTGGGCGTGAAAAAAGATTTTGCCGATAAAAAAGGCAGTATTGGTTTAGCCGCCGAAAACTTTGTAACCCGGGGCATGGTCCTTAAATCTGAATCTACGTCGCCGTTATTTACCCAAACCAGCAACATGCGCCTACTTAACCAAGGCGTAAAAGTTACTTTTAGCTATAAAATCGGGAAAATGAGCTTTGATGCGCCGCGCCGGAAAACCCGTTCGGTAAGCAACGACGACGTAAAAAGTGGCGATGATTCTGGCAACGGTGGCGGACAGCAAACTCCTAAGAAATAA
- a CDS encoding dioxygenase family protein produces the protein MALFNTSRRKFLALIATLPLFGLWALYPKKQAVTLIPTPACDDHDEPTPSQTEGPYFKPESPERRSFMTGSITGTKLIVSGQVLNTNCQPVAKALLDWWHADDAGNYDNTGFKLRGHQYTDQKGNFYLETIVPGLYPGRTRHLHVKVQAPGQQVLTTQLYFPNEAKNTQDGIFNQALTMHIKSAPDKLKAHFDFVLVA, from the coding sequence ATGGCCTTATTTAATACATCGCGGCGTAAGTTTCTGGCTTTAATAGCTACTTTGCCTTTGTTTGGCTTATGGGCTTTATACCCGAAAAAACAGGCCGTTACATTAATTCCAACTCCCGCCTGCGATGACCACGACGAGCCTACTCCTTCGCAAACCGAAGGTCCTTATTTTAAACCCGAGTCGCCGGAACGCCGCAGCTTTATGACAGGGAGTATTACCGGCACCAAGCTTATTGTAAGCGGCCAGGTATTAAATACTAATTGCCAGCCGGTGGCCAAAGCTTTACTCGATTGGTGGCACGCCGATGATGCCGGCAATTATGATAATACTGGCTTTAAGCTTCGCGGGCATCAATACACCGACCAGAAAGGCAATTTTTATTTAGAAACCATTGTACCGGGTTTGTATCCGGGCCGTACCCGGCACTTACACGTGAAAGTGCAGGCTCCCGGCCAGCAGGTTTTAACTACGCAATTGTATTTCCCGAACGAAGCTAAAAACACTCAAGATGGCATTTTTAACCAGGCGCTTACCATGCATATTAAATCAGCCCCTGATAAGTTGAAGGCCCATTTTGATTTTGTACTGGTAGCCTAA
- a CDS encoding YceI family protein produces MKKFKISVSALALALLFGGTTGFIAPKNPVKKETKTAAVTTLEVDPAASTVGWTAKKVGGQHNGTVKLAKGSLQVNGKKLVGGNFVMDMTSITDVDITNEEFNKKLTGHLKSEDFFSVEKNPNSTFKITKVAPIANAKAGEPNYTVTGDLTIKGTTNPVTFPATVKTDGNSAEATAKIEVDRIKYDIKYRSSLLGTAADKIIDDTFVMDVKLVAGKSKTAKL; encoded by the coding sequence ATGAAAAAATTTAAAATTTCTGTTTCGGCGTTAGCTTTGGCCTTATTGTTTGGCGGTACTACCGGTTTTATCGCTCCTAAAAACCCAGTTAAAAAAGAAACAAAAACCGCGGCAGTTACTACCCTGGAAGTGGACCCCGCAGCCAGCACGGTAGGTTGGACCGCGAAAAAAGTAGGTGGCCAGCACAACGGTACCGTAAAATTAGCTAAAGGCAGCTTACAGGTGAACGGTAAAAAACTGGTAGGAGGCAACTTTGTAATGGACATGACCTCGATTACCGACGTAGATATTACCAACGAAGAATTTAACAAAAAGCTTACTGGTCATTTAAAATCCGAAGACTTTTTCTCCGTCGAAAAAAATCCAAACTCTACTTTTAAAATTACGAAGGTAGCCCCTATAGCTAATGCCAAAGCCGGCGAACCTAATTATACCGTAACCGGTGACCTTACCATAAAAGGCACTACCAACCCGGTTACTTTTCCGGCTACCGTTAAAACCGATGGCAACAGTGCCGAAGCTACCGCTAAGATAGAAGTTGACCGGATTAAATACGACATTAAATACCGCTCCAGCTTATTAGGTACTGCCGCTGATAAAATTATCGACGATACCTTTGTGATGGATGTGAAATTAGTAGCGGGTAAATCTAAAACCGCTAAGTTGTAA
- a CDS encoding OsmC family protein produces the protein MSGVIVSVDRNSGMVATVKMGDQITVIDESGVETGADTGPTPMDYIMSALGSCTVITLHMYAQRKNWPLERAEVTLQQRTLSNTESALAAGDKRTLISKTLQLTGDLTPEQISRLKDISSRCPIQKTLEAGMVIQTTLI, from the coding sequence ATGAGCGGCGTAATTGTTAGTGTAGATCGTAATTCCGGCATGGTAGCTACGGTTAAAATGGGCGACCAAATTACAGTTATTGACGAATCGGGAGTGGAAACAGGAGCAGATACCGGACCCACACCCATGGATTACATTATGAGTGCTTTAGGTTCTTGTACCGTAATTACCCTGCACATGTACGCTCAACGTAAAAATTGGCCATTAGAGCGGGCAGAGGTAACATTACAACAAAGAACTCTTTCCAACACCGAAAGTGCATTGGCTGCCGGTGATAAGCGTACTTTAATCAGTAAAACCTTGCAACTTACCGGCGACCTTACCCCGGAGCAAATTTCCCGGTTAAAAGATATCTCTTCCCGGTGCCCTATTCAAAAAACCTTAGAGGCCGGTATGGTCATTCAAACTACTTTAATATAA
- a CDS encoding alanine dehydrogenase, giving the protein MMEHIPSGFEAINAASRALYPKESMLAVETRRKRLFIGLPKETSLQENRLGLTPEAVRQLTDQGHEIWVESGAGSPSRYSDHEFSEAGARVVYSTSEIYEADIILKIAPPTYDEIENFRPGQTLISALQQGNLTAEYINALCRKKINAIAFEFLKDKSDTRPVVRAMSEIAGSTVMQVAAEYLSSSNEGKGVILGGITGVPPTQVVILGAGTVAEYATRAALGLGAEVKVFDDHIYKLRRLKQNIGTQLFTSTLDVAILNNMIKQADVVVGAFSVKDGKPSLIISESIVSQMNPGSIIIDVSIDQGGCFETSELTTHSRPVFRKYDIIHYCVPNIASRVPRTATNALSNIFTPIFIEISKYGGVNETLFTHEYYRSGVYIYKGSLTNEMIAKKFNMRYKELSLMIAVRN; this is encoded by the coding sequence ATGATGGAACATATTCCTTCGGGTTTTGAAGCTATAAATGCCGCCAGTCGGGCGCTTTATCCGAAAGAATCGATGCTGGCGGTGGAAACCAGGCGCAAGCGGTTATTTATTGGTTTACCCAAAGAAACGTCGTTGCAGGAAAACCGTTTGGGGCTTACGCCCGAAGCGGTGCGGCAATTAACCGATCAAGGGCACGAAATATGGGTAGAAAGCGGAGCCGGAAGCCCCTCCCGGTATTCCGACCACGAATTTTCCGAAGCCGGCGCCCGCGTGGTTTATTCGACGAGCGAAATTTACGAAGCCGATATTATTTTAAAAATTGCCCCGCCTACCTACGACGAAATTGAAAATTTCCGGCCCGGCCAAACTTTAATCTCCGCTTTGCAACAAGGTAACTTAACCGCCGAATACATTAATGCCTTGTGCCGCAAAAAAATAAACGCCATTGCCTTTGAATTTTTAAAAGATAAATCCGACACCCGCCCGGTAGTTCGGGCCATGAGCGAAATTGCCGGCAGCACCGTGATGCAGGTAGCCGCGGAATACTTAAGTTCCAGCAACGAGGGCAAAGGGGTTATTTTGGGAGGTATTACCGGGGTGCCCCCTACGCAGGTGGTTATTCTGGGAGCCGGCACCGTGGCCGAATACGCCACCCGCGCCGCCCTGGGTCTGGGCGCAGAAGTAAAAGTATTCGACGACCATATTTATAAACTACGCCGTTTAAAGCAAAATATTGGCACTCAGTTGTTTACTTCTACGCTGGATGTAGCCATTCTGAATAATATGATTAAGCAGGCCGATGTGGTTGTTGGCGCTTTTTCGGTGAAAGATGGAAAACCTTCTTTAATCATCAGCGAGTCCATCGTGTCCCAAATGAATCCGGGTTCCATTATTATTGATGTGAGTATTGACCAGGGCGGTTGTTTTGAAACCTCGGAGCTAACTACCCACAGCCGGCCCGTTTTCCGGAAATACGATATTATCCATTACTGCGTGCCCAATATTGCCTCGCGGGTACCGCGTACGGCTACCAATGCTTTAAGCAATATTTTCACGCCTATTTTTATTGAAATCTCGAAATACGGCGGCGTGAACGAAACCTTATTTACCCACGAATATTACCGCAGCGGGGTGTACATTTACAAAGGCAGCCTCACCAACGAAATGATTGCCAAGAAATTTAATATGCGCTACAAAGAACTCAGCTTAATGATTGCGGTCCGGAATTAA
- the tsaE gene encoding tRNA (adenosine(37)-N6)-threonylcarbamoyltransferase complex ATPase subunit type 1 TsaE translates to MDKPEASSLVLHVQSKADLPGAAAELIRFAATQTVWLFEGDMAAGKTTFIKAIGAVKGVTDAVSSPTYSLVNEYETTQGEKLYHFDFYRINSEEEALDMGVLDYLDSGNICMVEWPSKIKSLLPETYLLVTLEVGAGEARTITLKH, encoded by the coding sequence ATGGATAAGCCCGAAGCTAGTTCCCTTGTTTTACACGTACAATCAAAAGCAGATTTACCCGGGGCCGCGGCCGAACTCATCCGTTTTGCCGCGACTCAGACAGTTTGGTTATTTGAAGGCGATATGGCAGCGGGTAAAACTACTTTTATTAAAGCAATTGGGGCCGTTAAAGGCGTAACTGATGCGGTGAGCAGTCCCACGTATAGCCTGGTAAACGAATATGAAACCACTCAGGGCGAAAAGCTGTACCATTTCGATTTTTACCGCATCAACAGCGAAGAAGAAGCTTTGGATATGGGCGTGCTGGATTACCTGGATTCCGGGAACATCTGTATGGTGGAATGGCCTTCGAAGATAAAATCGTTATTGCCCGAAACGTATTTGCTCGTAACTTTGGAAGTTGGTGCCGGGGAGGCGCGTACTATTACGTTGAAACATTAA
- the porX gene encoding T9SS response regulator signal transducer PorX: MQRYNILWADDEIDLLKPHILFLEDKGYDITPVPSGADAIEKCSENNYDVVFLDENMPGISGLETLSEIKAIKPTIPVVMITKSEEEHIMEEAIGAKIADYLIKPLNPNQILLSVKKILDNKRLVSEKTNSSYQRDFRTLGMAFGERLSHEEWAENYKKLVRWELEIDETEGKSMAEVISMQKDEANSNFAKFVMDNYEEWINDEADERPLMSHEIFKERVFPMLKESQQPVYFVLIDNLRYDQWKVLEPIIAEYFTVDNEEMYYSILPTTTAYARNAIFAGMMPSDIQKKYPNLWVNDDDEEGKNLQESQFLEILLQQNRIQEKFSYNKITNIQAGKDLVSKFSNLDKNKLNVIVYNFVDMLSHARTDSTMVRELAPDESAYRSLTRSWFLHSPLFETLKLIADKKGKLIITTDHGTIRCKRPFKIIGDRNTNTNLRYKHGKNLGFTDKDVYVVRKPERIFLPKENISTAYVFALEDYFFAYPNNFNYYVNYYKDTFQHGGVSLEEIIIPFVTLSPKNG; the protein is encoded by the coding sequence ATGCAAAGATATAATATTTTATGGGCCGATGACGAGATAGACTTATTGAAGCCGCACATTCTTTTTCTGGAAGATAAAGGCTACGATATAACGCCCGTACCCAGCGGGGCCGATGCTATTGAAAAATGTTCGGAAAATAATTACGATGTGGTTTTTCTGGACGAAAATATGCCCGGCATTTCGGGTCTGGAAACATTATCGGAAATTAAAGCCATTAAGCCCACCATTCCAGTGGTAATGATTACCAAGAGCGAGGAAGAGCACATTATGGAAGAAGCCATTGGGGCTAAAATCGCCGATTACCTCATTAAACCATTAAATCCGAATCAGATTTTACTTTCCGTTAAAAAGATACTGGACAACAAACGGCTGGTTTCCGAAAAAACCAACAGCAGTTACCAACGCGATTTCCGCACTTTGGGTATGGCCTTTGGGGAGCGCTTGAGCCACGAAGAATGGGCCGAAAATTATAAGAAACTGGTGCGCTGGGAGCTGGAAATTGACGAAACCGAAGGTAAAAGCATGGCCGAAGTCATTAGCATGCAAAAAGACGAAGCCAATTCCAACTTCGCCAAGTTTGTGATGGATAATTACGAAGAATGGATTAACGACGAAGCCGACGAACGCCCGCTCATGTCGCACGAAATCTTTAAAGAACGGGTATTCCCGATGCTGAAAGAAAGCCAGCAGCCGGTTTATTTTGTGCTCATTGATAATTTGCGCTACGACCAGTGGAAAGTGCTGGAACCGATTATTGCGGAATATTTTACGGTGGATAACGAGGAAATGTATTATTCCATTTTACCCACCACCACGGCTTACGCCCGTAACGCTATTTTTGCCGGTATGATGCCTTCCGATATTCAGAAAAAATACCCCAACCTGTGGGTAAACGACGACGATGAAGAAGGGAAAAACTTGCAGGAATCGCAATTTCTGGAAATTTTACTTCAGCAAAACCGCATCCAGGAAAAATTTAGCTACAATAAAATTACCAACATTCAGGCGGGTAAAGATTTGGTAAGTAAATTCAGCAACCTGGATAAAAATAAATTAAATGTTATCGTGTACAATTTCGTGGATATGCTGTCGCATGCCCGCACCGATAGCACCATGGTGCGCGAACTGGCCCCGGATGAGTCGGCGTACCGCTCGCTTACCCGCTCGTGGTTTTTGCACTCCCCGTTGTTTGAAACATTAAAATTAATAGCCGATAAAAAAGGCAAACTGATTATTACCACCGACCACGGCACGATCCGGTGCAAGCGGCCCTTTAAAATTATCGGCGACCGCAACACCAATACCAACTTGCGCTACAAGCACGGCAAAAACCTGGGCTTTACCGATAAAGACGTGTACGTGGTACGCAAACCCGAACGCATTTTCCTGCCTAAAGAAAACATTTCGACGGCCTACGTTTTTGCTTTAGAAGATTACTTTTTTGCTTACCCCAATAATTTTAATTATTATGTTAACTATTATAAAGATACGTTTCAGCATGGCGGTGTATCTTTAGAAGAAATAATTATTCCTTTTGTGACATTGTCGCCGAAGAATGGATAA